A stretch of Triticum aestivum cultivar Chinese Spring chromosome 1D, IWGSC CS RefSeq v2.1, whole genome shotgun sequence DNA encodes these proteins:
- the LOC123180210 gene encoding probable alpha,alpha-trehalose-phosphate synthase [UDP-forming] 2, translating to MLHAPPPLEAAGSPVAHSRCLLRDLGGHGALPADPSTLYGADAATTQFLLERILRGSGTARRLVTSSSSPGSSSVGAADTDSGEPQDPAVSAPGLVPVSGSPDRADRTSAASGPGTSPATALNEPLESAEEVAASRLPALLGPGGRILIVANRLPVTAKRLEDNQWELVTSSGGLVSALQGVKDVERMFVGWPGVSVTDEDGQTSIKKELLKKRCVPVFLSEELRDQYYSGYCNNILWPLFHYLGLPQGYKVNKTKDFKSQLKAYTEANKMFADTLCEISKEGDIIWCHDYHLMLLPKLLKQSNLNMKVGWFLHTPFPSYEVYQALPNRKELLQAVLEADLVGFHTYEYARHFVSACTSLLGLEGRLGGIKFKGRIVKVDAFPIGIDAQHFKESLDLNAVKGEITEFKSVFAGPKVMLGVDRLDMIKGLLQKLLAFEKFLEENKGWESKVVLVQIAVPTRSDVPEYQELKSQVHEMVGRVNGKFGTFKTYPIIYLDKTVEFEALCALYAITDVALITSLRDGMNLVSYEYVACQESNKGVLILSEFAWAAQSLGAGAIVVNPWNTAEVAGAIKHALDMLPDERERRHKHNYKIVSAHTAQEWAKNYVWQLNDAAIKAPLGTGESLLGLPIEEAAEQYAQSKSRLLILGFNATLTEQVQSSERRATDQTGNTTLKLNSGLKGALKTLCDNEHTTVIVVSGYGKDVLHENFGEFKMWLAAENGMFLRLNGEEWFTTSSGQLEIGFRDSVKKVMEYFTKRTPESYCEPRETSIVWNYEYAEDHFGTNQANDMLQHLGAYSLSNQSAEVVQGSRSIEVRPVGVTKGNAIDKIMQELGHRKIITTPIDYVLCIGHFLAKDEDVYTLPQFDVEPESERKAKVWQADIMNIKFNLKRDKYFSCTVGRECSLARYKLEGASEVASLLHNLASADRGERDDSRPTKRQKEDHDSGAMSE from the exons ATgctgcacgcgccgccgccgctggaggCGGCCGGGTCGCCCGTCGCGCACAGCCGCTGCCTCCTCCGCGACCTCGGCGGCCATGGCGCGTTGCCGGCCGACCCCTCCACGCTCTACGGCGCCGACGCGGCCACCACCCAGTTCCTCCTCGAGAGGATTCTGCGGGGGAGCGGCACCGCGCGCCGCCTCGtgacttcctcctcctctccaggTTCCTCCTCGGTGGGCGCAGCGGACACCGACTCGGGCGAGCCCCAGGACCCGGCGGTGTCCGCCCCTGGCCTCGTTCCGGTCTCAGGCTCCCCGGATCGCGCCGACCGCACCTCCGCAGCTAGCGGTCCAGGCACTTCGCCCGCCACCGCGCTCAACGAGCCCCTCGAATCAGCCGAGGAAGTCGCCGCCAGCCGCCTGCCTGCTCTTCTAGGACCGGGAGGTCGCATACTGATCGTGGCCAATCGGCTCCCCGTCACGGCCAAGCGCCTCGAAGACAACCAGTGGGAGTTGGTGACCAGTTCGGGCGGTCTCGTCAGCGCCCTGCAAG GTGTTAAAGATGTGGAACGGATGTTTGTCGGCTGGCCTGGCGTCAGCGTCACCGACGAGGACGGCCAAACATCCATCAAGAAAGAGCTACTTAAGAAG aGGTGCGTACCTGTGTTCCTGAGTGAGGAGTTAAGGGACCAGTACTACAGCGGGTACTGCAATAACATTCTATGGCCGCTCTTCCATTACTTGGGGCTTCCACAGGGGTACAAGGTCAATAAGACAAAAGACTTTAAGTCACAGCTTAAGGCATATACTGAGGCAAACAAGATGTTCGCGGATACTCTGTGCGAAATCTCTAAGGAAGGGGATATCATATGGTGCCATGACTACCATTTGATGTTACTTCCCAAGTTATTGAAGCAGTCCAACCTGAACATGAAGGTGGGCTGGTTCCTGCACACACCGTTTCCCTCATATGAGGTTTACCAGGCATTGCCGAACCGCAAAGAGCTGTTGCAGGCTGTGCTTGAAGCTGACTTAGTGGG GTTTCATACGTACGAGTATGCAAGGCACTTTGTGAGTGCTTGCACCAGTCTGCTGGGTCTTGAGGGTCGCCTTGGAGGCATTAAGTTTAAAGGAAGGATTGTTAAAGTGGATGCT TTTCCGATCGGGATAGACGCTCAGCATTTTAAAGAATCTTTGGATCTTAACGCAGTCAAAGGGGAAATAACCGAATTCAAATCAGTTTTTGCTGGTCCAAAG GTAATGCTTGGTGTTGATCGGTTAGACATGATTAAAGGACTTCTGCAAAAGTTATTGGCCTTTGAGAAATTTCTTGAGGAGAACAAGGGTTGGGAATCCAAAGTGGTCCTTGTGCAAATTGCTGTGCCAACTAGAAGTGACGTACCTGAAT ATCAAGAGCTGAAAAGTCAAGTGCATGAAATGGTTGGACGTGTAAATGGAAAATTTGGAACGTTTAAAACGTACCCTATTATATATCTG GATAAAACCGTTGAGTTTGAGGCATTGTGTGCTCTTTATGCAATCACT GATGTGGCTCTGATAACATCACTGAGAGATGGAATGAATCTTGTAAGCTATGAATATGTTGCCTGTCAAGAATCAAATAAAGGTGTTCTGATACTGAGTGAG TTTGCATGGGCAGCGCAATCTCTTGGGGCTGGTGCTATTGTAGTAAACCCATGGAATACTGCGGAAGTAGCAGGGGCAATAAAACATGCTTTGGATATGTTACCTGATGAAAGGGAGCGACGTCACAAGCATAATTATAAAATTGTGTCAGCACACACTGCACAAGAGTGGGCAAAAAACTATGTCTG GCAGCTAAATGATGCAGCAATTAAAGCTCCGTTAGGAACAGGAGAAAGTCTTCTTGGACTCCCTATTGAAGAAGCAGCTGAACAATACGCACAATCCAAAAGTCGGTTACTCATATTG GGTTTTAATGCGACATTGACTGAACAGGTCCAATCTTCTGAGAGAAGGGCTACTGACCAAACCGGGAACACGACACTCAAGTTGAACTCTGGGTTGAAGGGAGCCCTGAAAACCCTTTGTGATAATGAGCATACAACTGTCATTGTTGTCAGTGGTTATGGCAAAGATGTTCTCCATGAA AATTTTGGAGAATTTAAAATGTGGTTGGCGGCAGAGAATGGGATGTTTCTACGACTAAATGGTGAAGAATGGTTCACCACATCATCTGGACAACTGGAAATTGGCTTCCGTGATAGCGTAAAG AAAGTTATGGAATACTTCACTAAAAGAACCCCGGAGTCTTATTGTGAACCACGTGAAACATCAATTGTGTGGAACTATGAATATGCAG AGGATCATTTTGGAACAAATCAGGCAAATGATATGCTACAGCACTTGGGGGCATATTCATTGTCAAATCAAAGTGCTGAGGTTGTTCAAGGCAGCCGGTCAATTGAAGTGCGCCCTGTGGGAGTCACCAAG GGTAATGCCATCGATAAAATTATGCAAGAGTTAGGTCACAGGAAAATCATAACCACTCCAATTGATTATGTCTTGTGCATTGGCCACTTCCTTGCGAAG GATGAAGACGTCTATACCTTACCCCAATTTGATGTTGAACCTGAATCGGAAAGAAAAGCAAAGGTGTGGCAAGCAGATATCATGaacatcaagtttaacctgaaacGTGACAAGTACTTCTCGTGCACTGTTGGGAGGGAATGTTCTCTAGCACGGTACAAGCTCGAGGGAGCTAGTGAAGTCGCCTCCTTACTGCACAATCTTGCATCTGCTGACCGAGGAGAACGTGACGACTCTCGTCCCACGAAGAGACAAAAAGAAGATCATGATTCAGGAGCTATGAGCGAGTAG